One stretch of Tenacibaculum sp. MAR_2010_89 DNA includes these proteins:
- a CDS encoding ParA family protein, which translates to MGRIIAIANQKGGVGKTTTTVNLAAALGVLENKVLLIDADPQANATSGLGIDVESIEKGTYQVLELTVPPKDTIIQTTSPNVDLIPAHIDLVAIEIELVDKQEREYMLKKALESIKDEYDYILIDCAPSLGLITLNSLVAADSVIIPIQCEYFALEGLGKLLNTIKSVQKIHNQDLDIEGLLLTMFDSRLRLSNQVVEEVRKHFSSMVFETIVHRNIRLSEAPSYGESIISYDATSKGAVNYLNLANEILNKKA; encoded by the coding sequence ATGGGTAGAATTATTGCAATAGCAAATCAAAAGGGTGGTGTTGGTAAAACAACAACCACTGTTAACTTAGCTGCAGCCTTAGGGGTTTTAGAAAATAAAGTACTATTAATTGATGCTGATCCGCAAGCAAATGCTACTTCTGGTTTAGGTATAGATGTAGAAAGTATTGAAAAGGGAACTTATCAAGTTTTAGAACTAACTGTTCCTCCAAAAGATACTATTATACAAACTACTTCTCCTAATGTAGATTTAATTCCTGCACATATTGATTTGGTTGCTATTGAAATAGAGCTTGTAGACAAACAAGAAAGAGAGTACATGCTAAAAAAAGCATTAGAAAGCATTAAAGATGAGTATGATTATATATTAATTGATTGCGCTCCTTCTTTGGGTTTAATAACTTTAAACTCTTTAGTTGCTGCAGATTCTGTAATTATACCAATACAATGTGAGTATTTTGCTCTTGAAGGTTTAGGTAAATTATTGAATACTATAAAAAGTGTTCAGAAAATTCATAATCAAGATCTAGATATTGAAGGCTTACTATTAACAATGTTCGATTCTCGTTTACGTCTTTCAAACCAAGTTGTTGAAGAAGTTCGTAAACACTTTAGTTCTATGGTTTTTGAAACAATAGTTCATAGAAACATCCGTTTAAGTGAAGCTCCAAGTTATGGTGAAAGCATAATTTCTTACGATGCAACCAGTAAAGGTGCCGTAAATTACTTAAATTTGGCGAACGAAATTTTAAATAAAAAGGCATAG
- the dnaN gene encoding DNA polymerase III subunit beta: MKFIVSSSQLLKQLQVLGGVINSNNTLPILDNFLFELSENQLKISSSDLETTMSAVVEVESTDAGAIAINARLLLDTLKTFPDQPLTFKTEGDSTIEIISEQGKYDMAYFNGEEFPKAVELPSPSSTEIPSHILATAITKTIFAAGNDDLRPVMSGVFFQFNSKELTFVATDAHKLVKYTRKDVTADKSAEFIMPKKPLNLLKGILGGSEENVTIEYNDTNAKFTFDNVLLICRLIDGKYPNYEAVIPKENPNKLTVDRASFLNSVRRVSIFSSKTTHQIRLKMAGTELNISAEDLDYSNKADERLLCDYQGDDMQIGFNSRFLSEMLNNLNSNDVLIEMSLPNRAGILTPIDGTEEGEQVTMLVMPVMLNS, encoded by the coding sequence ATGAAATTTATCGTATCTAGCTCTCAATTATTAAAACAGTTACAAGTTTTAGGAGGAGTTATAAACAGCAATAATACGCTACCAATTTTAGATAATTTCCTATTTGAATTATCTGAAAATCAATTAAAAATATCATCATCAGATTTAGAAACTACAATGAGTGCCGTTGTAGAAGTTGAAAGTACCGATGCTGGAGCTATTGCAATTAATGCTCGTTTATTATTGGATACTTTAAAAACTTTTCCTGATCAACCCCTTACATTTAAAACTGAAGGTGATAGCACTATTGAAATTATTTCTGAGCAAGGAAAGTATGACATGGCTTATTTTAACGGAGAAGAATTTCCTAAAGCTGTTGAATTACCATCTCCAAGTAGCACTGAAATACCATCACATATTTTAGCTACAGCAATCACTAAAACTATATTTGCTGCTGGGAATGATGATTTAAGACCAGTAATGAGTGGTGTATTTTTTCAATTCAACTCAAAAGAATTAACTTTTGTTGCTACAGATGCTCACAAGCTTGTAAAATACACTCGTAAAGATGTTACTGCAGATAAATCTGCTGAGTTTATAATGCCAAAAAAGCCTTTAAACTTATTAAAAGGTATACTAGGTGGCTCAGAAGAAAATGTAACCATAGAGTATAATGACACTAATGCTAAATTTACATTTGATAATGTATTATTAATTTGTCGTTTAATTGATGGAAAATACCCAAATTACGAGGCTGTAATACCTAAAGAAAACCCAAATAAATTGACTGTTGACAGAGCTTCATTTTTAAACTCTGTACGTCGTGTTTCAATATTTTCTAGTAAAACAACTCATCAAATCCGCTTAAAAATGGCAGGTACTGAGTTAAATATTTCTGCTGAAGATTTAGACTATTCTAATAAAGCTGATGAACGTTTACTTTGTGATTATCAAGGAGACGACATGCAAATTGGATTTAACTCTCGTTTTTTAAGTGAAATGTTAAACAATTTAAACTCAAATGATGTATTAATTGAAATGAGTTTACCTAATAGAGCTGGGATTTTAACACCTATTGATGGTACAGAAGAAGGAGAGCAAGTTACTATGTTAGTAATGCCTGTTATGTTAAACAGCTAA
- a CDS encoding lipid A deacylase LpxR family protein: MKKIIAFLLILSSLTSFSQRKYKKEFSFSNDNDLYISLSQDRYYTNGMFFTYRYLSKKTNKKVEKKIYELQLGHKMYTPFKATVQTYGEHDRPFASYLYGNFGINYFLKNNNILKTSLEIGVVGPASLGQELQDFIHDIYGFRKAIGWKYQIKNAFALNFNTSFTTPLFKDKSNYYDINWTNNASIGTVFTNMSSGFYGRIGLKPLQKLVNSIAFNSNLNDKNSKFNNEIESFIYIKPMVSYILYDATIQGSFLNTVSPITYSVMPFMFSTEIGIRFTANRFNLGYTIHYHTKKLKSIQVPSGNFYGSIQINYQFN, from the coding sequence ATGAAAAAAATTATTGCTTTTTTATTGATCTTATCTTCTCTTACCTCATTTTCACAACGTAAGTATAAAAAAGAGTTTAGTTTTTCTAACGATAATGACCTTTATATATCTTTAAGTCAAGATAGGTATTATACCAATGGAATGTTTTTCACATACCGATACCTAAGTAAAAAGACTAATAAAAAAGTAGAAAAAAAAATATATGAACTACAATTAGGCCATAAAATGTATACTCCTTTCAAAGCAACAGTGCAAACATACGGAGAGCATGACAGACCTTTTGCTTCATATTTATATGGTAATTTTGGGATTAATTATTTTCTTAAAAATAACAACATCTTAAAAACCTCATTAGAAATTGGTGTTGTGGGACCAGCTTCATTAGGACAAGAACTACAAGACTTCATACATGATATTTATGGTTTCAGAAAAGCTATTGGATGGAAATATCAAATAAAAAATGCCTTTGCTTTAAATTTTAATACAAGTTTTACCACACCTTTATTTAAAGACAAATCAAACTACTACGATATAAACTGGACGAATAATGCATCTATAGGTACAGTTTTTACTAACATGTCTTCTGGTTTTTATGGTAGAATTGGCTTAAAACCTTTACAAAAACTTGTTAATTCAATAGCTTTCAACAGTAACCTTAACGATAAAAACTCTAAATTCAATAATGAAATAGAATCTTTTATCTATATAAAACCAATGGTTAGTTACATTCTTTATGACGCTACAATTCAAGGTAGTTTCTTAAATACTGTTAGTCCAATAACATATTCAGTTATGCCTTTTATGTTTTCAACCGAAATTGGTATTCGTTTTACAGCAAATCGTTTTAATTTAGGATACACCATACATTACCACACAAAAAAACTAAAAAGCATTCAAGTACCATCAGGAAACTTTTACGGAAGCATCCAAATAAACTATCAATTTAATTAG
- the ppk2 gene encoding polyphosphate kinase 2, which translates to MEEKPKLTITDFQSVSTNDELRELIKEKGVSIEKVDVKINYENELKKLQIELVKLQQWVAKNNKRVAVIFEGRDAAGKGGSIRRFMEHLNPRSMRLVALNKPTEVEKGQWYFQRYIKELPNPGEIVFFDRSWYNRAVVEPVMGFCSENQYKKFLVQVPEFEHMLYEDGVTIIKFWLSISKEEQLRRFDSRNKNPLKRWKFSPVDKKGQELWDKYTFYKDQMFSKTHTTYSPWIVVKTNDKKKARVECMRHVLSQFNYEGKEDANTILNPDPNVVMRYYRSVNHLD; encoded by the coding sequence ATGGAAGAAAAACCAAAATTGACTATAACAGATTTTCAAAGTGTTTCTACGAATGATGAATTAAGGGAGTTGATTAAAGAAAAAGGAGTTTCTATTGAGAAGGTTGATGTTAAAATAAATTATGAGAATGAGCTTAAAAAACTTCAAATAGAACTGGTTAAGTTACAGCAATGGGTTGCTAAAAATAATAAAAGAGTAGCTGTAATTTTTGAAGGTAGAGATGCTGCTGGTAAAGGAGGAAGTATTCGTCGATTTATGGAGCACTTAAATCCTAGATCTATGCGTTTAGTAGCATTAAACAAACCTACAGAAGTAGAAAAGGGACAGTGGTATTTTCAGAGGTATATTAAAGAACTACCCAATCCTGGTGAAATAGTTTTTTTTGATAGAAGTTGGTATAATAGAGCAGTAGTAGAGCCAGTTATGGGGTTTTGTAGTGAAAATCAATATAAAAAATTCTTGGTACAGGTTCCTGAATTTGAGCATATGTTATATGAAGATGGAGTTACTATTATTAAATTTTGGTTATCTATATCTAAAGAAGAACAGTTAAGGCGTTTTGATTCTCGAAATAAAAATCCACTAAAGAGGTGGAAATTTAGTCCTGTAGATAAAAAAGGACAAGAATTGTGGGATAAGTATACGTTTTATAAAGATCAGATGTTTAGCAAAACACATACAACATATAGTCCATGGATTGTTGTGAAAACGAATGATAAGAAAAAAGCAAGAGTAGAATGTATGCGTCATGTATTGTCTCAATTTAATTATGAAGGAAAAGAAGATGCTAATACAATATTAAATCCTGATCCTAATGTGGTAATGCGTTATTACCGTTCAGTAAATCATTTAGATTAA
- the ppk2 gene encoding polyphosphate kinase 2, protein MENLTQKDVNKLNSNRGLKAILSKEPYNIERAIRYVDYERKLKKLQLELIKLQTWAIEKDERIIVIFEGRDAAGKGGAIRRITERINPRHMRIVALPKPNEDERTQWYFQRYVERFPKAGEMVFFDRSWYNRAVVEPVNGFCTEKEYEVFMNQVNDFERMILESGIRLVKIYMSINKREQAKRFNDIKNDPLKQWKMTPVDEKAQELWDDYTEYKRTMFSKTNTVVSPWKVIRANRKTIARVNVINHILKSIPYDKNIKV, encoded by the coding sequence ATGGAAAACTTAACACAGAAAGACGTTAATAAACTTAATTCTAATAGAGGGTTAAAAGCTATTTTATCAAAAGAACCTTATAATATAGAGCGAGCAATTCGTTATGTGGATTATGAGCGTAAGTTAAAAAAGCTACAGTTAGAATTGATTAAGTTACAAACTTGGGCAATAGAGAAAGATGAACGTATTATAGTTATTTTTGAAGGTAGAGATGCTGCAGGAAAAGGTGGTGCTATTAGAAGGATTACTGAACGAATCAATCCTAGGCATATGCGAATAGTTGCATTACCCAAACCAAATGAAGATGAAAGAACCCAATGGTATTTTCAGCGTTATGTAGAGCGATTTCCTAAGGCGGGCGAAATGGTGTTTTTTGATAGAAGTTGGTATAACAGAGCGGTGGTTGAGCCAGTAAATGGTTTTTGTACAGAGAAAGAGTACGAGGTATTTATGAATCAAGTGAATGATTTTGAACGAATGATTTTAGAGTCAGGTATTCGTTTAGTTAAAATTTACATGTCAATAAATAAAAGAGAACAAGCAAAAAGATTTAATGATATTAAAAATGATCCATTGAAGCAATGGAAAATGACACCAGTAGATGAAAAAGCACAAGAGCTTTGGGATGATTATACAGAGTATAAAAGAACAATGTTCTCTAAAACTAATACGGTGGTTTCTCCTTGGAAGGTAATTAGAGCTAATAGAAAAACCATAGCAAGAGTAAATGTGATAAATCACATTTTAAAAAGTATTCCTTATGATAAAAATATTAAGGTATAA
- a CDS encoding Smr/MutS family protein: MCFEIGNKVVVIDDVIRGEVFGFLDELVLVKDEEGMEYRFLKTELVKIEVEQKELSKYLNINNTILKEKISKEQPKKNNFIKSKNEVVMEVDLHAEKILKSTKGMDNYDILSFQIEKARQKIEYCLSKKISKIVFIHGVGEGVLKTELNYLLNRYPVKYYEASYQKYGMGATEVYVYQNPN, from the coding sequence ATGTGTTTTGAAATTGGAAACAAAGTAGTTGTTATAGATGATGTTATACGAGGAGAAGTTTTTGGTTTTCTGGATGAATTAGTTTTGGTGAAAGATGAGGAAGGTATGGAGTATCGGTTTTTAAAAACTGAGTTAGTAAAAATTGAAGTAGAGCAAAAAGAGTTAAGTAAATATCTTAATATAAATAATACTATTTTAAAAGAAAAGATAAGTAAAGAGCAACCAAAAAAAAATAACTTTATTAAATCTAAAAATGAAGTTGTGATGGAGGTTGATTTGCATGCTGAAAAAATATTAAAATCTACAAAAGGTATGGATAATTATGATATACTTTCATTTCAGATAGAAAAGGCTAGGCAGAAAATAGAGTATTGTTTATCTAAGAAAATATCTAAAATTGTATTTATTCATGGTGTTGGTGAAGGAGTTTTAAAAACTGAATTGAATTATTTATTAAATAGGTATCCAGTCAAGTATTATGAAGCTTCTTATCAAAAATATGGAATGGGAGCAACTGAAGTTTATGTGTATCAAAACCCTAATTAG
- a CDS encoding cysteine desulfurase family protein: MKRIYLDNAATTPMLPEVIELMSDSMRVNFGNPSSTHQFGRTAKVSVETARKNIAKHFNVSAREIIFTSGGTEADNLILQNAVANLGVETIVTTRIEHHAVLHTIEFLESKYGVDVVCLKVNDDGGIDLDELASVLESVDTKALVSLMWVNNEIGNLLPIKEVAKLCEINGVLFHSDTVQGIGHYELDLKEVPIDFITASAHKFHGPKGVGFAYVKKNIGVFPMFHGGDQERGSRSSTENVHSILGMEKGLDIAMRRIEKDTIYIKGIKKQLIDGLIKIFPEIHFNGLSSNMDKSTYTVLNVRFPFTDKLLLFNLDLFGISVSGGSACQSGSDKGSHVLDDFLNKYEAEKTSVRFSFSRFTKKEDIVSVLSFFEALKK; this comes from the coding sequence ATGAAAAGAATTTATTTAGATAATGCAGCAACTACACCTATGTTGCCAGAGGTGATAGAGTTAATGTCTGATTCAATGCGTGTTAATTTTGGTAACCCATCATCAACACACCAGTTTGGAAGAACAGCAAAAGTTTCTGTTGAAACAGCAAGAAAGAATATAGCGAAACACTTTAATGTGTCTGCAAGGGAAATTATTTTTACCTCTGGAGGTACGGAAGCTGATAATTTAATTTTGCAAAATGCAGTTGCTAATTTAGGAGTAGAAACTATTGTTACAACTAGAATAGAACATCATGCTGTTTTACATACTATTGAATTTTTGGAAAGTAAGTATGGGGTAGATGTAGTGTGTCTAAAAGTGAATGATGATGGTGGAATTGATTTAGATGAGTTAGCGAGTGTTTTAGAGAGTGTAGATACAAAAGCATTAGTTAGTTTAATGTGGGTGAATAATGAGATTGGTAATTTGTTGCCAATTAAAGAGGTTGCTAAGTTGTGTGAAATTAATGGAGTATTGTTTCATTCTGATACTGTTCAGGGGATAGGGCATTATGAATTGGATTTAAAAGAAGTGCCTATAGATTTTATTACGGCAAGCGCTCATAAATTTCATGGACCTAAAGGAGTTGGTTTTGCTTATGTGAAGAAAAATATTGGTGTTTTTCCTATGTTCCATGGAGGTGATCAAGAGAGAGGGAGTCGCTCAAGTACAGAAAATGTACATTCAATTCTTGGAATGGAAAAGGGATTAGATATAGCGATGAGAAGAATTGAAAAAGATACTATATATATTAAAGGAATTAAAAAACAATTGATTGATGGCTTGATTAAAATATTTCCTGAAATTCATTTTAATGGATTATCTAGTAATATGGATAAGAGTACGTATACTGTTTTAAATGTAAGGTTTCCGTTTACAGATAAGTTGTTACTTTTTAATTTAGATTTGTTTGGGATTTCTGTCTCTGGAGGAAGTGCTTGTCAAAGTGGAAGTGATAAAGGATCTCATGTTTTGGATGATTTTTTGAATAAGTATGAGGCTGAAAAAACTTCAGTGCGTTTTTCTTTTAGTAGATTCACTAAAAAGGAAGATATAGTTTCGGTTTTAAGTTTTTTTGAAGCTTTAAAAAAATAA